A DNA window from Hydra vulgaris chromosome 13, alternate assembly HydraT2T_AEP contains the following coding sequences:
- the LOC136089786 gene encoding uncharacterized protein LOC136089786: protein MDRKRKLSGWKNKQNRGNRLKEQFKNQKMLNSFLQIRQSEDISDKIVEEIDTHEREYDEYIVTGEKSESETDETNVNVEINASTSTANQDECLNNEVEKSAENISSSNDFCNITDWPENWQSLQIQNIVSKGPIQANINQYPKDSLGRSFNKIHFHRKTANAKGGTNDWGHITIILKRHEQSTEHFHCYGKWIKLKKRLFGQAVDYLANKLYLSEVEHWDEVLKRIISIILMMSSENISFRGSSDRIFTENNGKFFKIVELFSKFDPVLEKHVKRAVENPKKPHYLGKNIQQENILLIAKATKDI from the exons ATGGATCGGAAACGGAAATTGTCTGgttggaaaaacaaacaaaataggGGAAACAGGCTGAAAgagcaatttaaaaatcaaaaaatgttgaaCAGCTTTCTGCAAATTAGGCAAAGTGAAGACATTTCTGATAAGATAGTTGAAGAAATCGATACACATGAGCGTGAGTATGATGAATATATTGTAACTGGTGAGAAGTCTGAATCTGAAACTGACGAAACTAACGTTAATGTTGAAATAAATGCTAGCACTAGTACAGCTAATCAAGATGAATGTTTAAATAATGAGGTAGAAAAAAGTGCTGAGAATATATCTAGCTCGaatgatttttgtaatataacGGATTGGCCAGAAAATTGGCAGAGTTTGCAAATTCAAAATATAGTTTCCAAAGGTCCAATACAAGCTAATATTAACCAGTACCCAAAAGACAGTTTGGGTCGatcatttaacaaaatacattttCATCGAAAAACAGCAAATg CAAAAGGAGGAACAAATGATTGGGGCCacataacaataattttaaaaagacatgAGCAAAGTACTGAGCATTTTCACTGCTATGGAAAGTGGATTAAGCTTAAAAAACGGCTTTTTGGTCAAGCCGTTGATTATCTAGCTAATAAATTATACTTGAGTGAAGTAGAACATTGGGATGAAGTGCTCAAGCGAATAAtctcaattattttaatgatgtcctcagaaaatatttcatttagaGGATCTTCAGACAGAATATTCACCGAAAAtaatggtaaattttttaaaattgttgagtTGTTTTCAAAGTTTGATCCGGTGTTAGAGAAACATGTTAAACGAGCAGTTGAAAATCCAAAAAAGCCTCATTACTTGGGAAAAAATATCCagcaagaaaatattttattgattgctAAAGCTACAAAGGatatataa